TGGGCCGCCGAACGAATCGTACCGTCACCACCCGCCGCAATTACAATTCCATTGTCACTTTTCGCACCTTGGACTGCACGCTGAATCTCTGCATCGAAATCGACACCGTCATGACCGGCATATACCACAAGCTGATAGCCCAACTCATCGCAAAGCTTTTGCGCCAATTCCGGCACCGTAGCCCCATTCCCTTTTCCAGACTTAGTATTTGCAATCAAATGAACTCGAAAGATTTTTTCAGACATAGAACTGCAAACATAGCAGAAAATCCCAGCGATTCACGGAGACTTTCCATTGCAGCGAGTCTTATTGCAAATTTTTAATCCCGATAAAACGCATTTCTTCCTTGAGAAATATACGGCGGATCGCAACTAGACCTACCGATAGCGCACGTCAAATCACATTATCTTGCGTCCTTAATTCCAGGTATATTTAAGCTTCAACACCGTTTTGAGGTCAACTTGACGAAAAATTATCCACTCGCGCAGTGGCCAGAGCTCCTTAAGAGCCTCACTTTAAAGTTACCCGTTCGACGATCGCAAGTTTCTAATTGGGGAATTCGCCTTTTAGGTCTTAATCACCCCTTCTGTGGTCGATTCATGGGCCAGCCGATCGAAGTTCATCCAATGGAGGCGGCCTCTCGATCGGCTTATTTTCTTGGTTTTTATGAGAGAGAAACCACGGCATGGGCCTTGAATTATTTTCGAAAAGAGCAACCCAAGGTTCTCATCGATATCGGCGCTCACTTCGGATATTTTATATATCTTGCTCTCGCTGAATTAACGGAGAGTTCGATTTACGCCTTTGAGCCCGACCCAAATAATTTAGCTTGGCTTCAAAGAAATATCTCAATGATCGAAACCAGAAACCACATCCAACTCGAGCCCCTTGCCGTGAGTGATCAACCTAGCATCGTTAGATTTACGACCTCTGATAGCGAAAAGCACAATAATCTATGGGCCGGAATAAGCACCCAGGACAAATCCACTGGGAACGAAATCGAGGTCCCAGCGGTCTCGCTCGATAGCTATTGCGAGGAAAAAAAACTTAGGCACGTCGACTTGGTGATCATGGACATTGAGGGTGGAGAGGGATTTGCCGTCGACGGAATGGCAAACGGGATAAAAAATCATCTCTACAAAAATGTTTTGGTGGAATTCCACCCGGAGTTTCTTAAGGGGAAACATTCTCCCGACCGAATTATCAAAAGATTTATCGATGCGGGTTACACAGTCTCCCACTTTCAGTCTCCCTTTGGCCTCGATGGGAGGAGCGACAAAACATCAGGCTTCTATGATCTCTCTTGGAAGGAGTCGTATCTCAAAGAAGTGGATGCGAACGTTCCCTTATCGGGCTGGGAGCACGTTCTATTTTCTATTTAATCCCTTAACCCAGACTAAAGGGTTGGTTTAGTTTAGAGGCGCACATCTACTGAAAATACCGTCGTCATGATACAAATAGGTATGCAGGCAATTCGAGCATACGCAGGACTTTTTCTGCTCGTGTGTTTTTTTATTTTCGGATATCTCTTTGACCAGACTGGATTTAAAACAGCGGCGCTCGTGTCCATGTCCTGCACCCTGTTTGCAATATTTTTTACCCCCATAAAATATTCCATTTCGTTAATTATCATATTCATTTGGTTTCAGGGATTCCTAAAAATTGTTTCTAATTATCATCCGGTGATCCACGTTGGTGCAGATCTCGTCATTATCGCTCTCGTTTTTAGAGTTCTATTCTCTCGCCTGGATCATCAAAAAAATGCACCACCACTGACATGGCTTTTTGCGATTCATTTTATCTGGATTACCATTTGTTTCTTTAACCCTTACTCTCTTGGATTCGTCCCAACATTAGCTGGTGCAAAAGTTTACATCACCATGTTTCTACTTTACTTTTTTGGATATTACTTTGTGAACAATATCAACACCGTTAAAAAAATGTTCGCCTTATTTGTCACGCTGTCGGCAATTCAAACTGTATTTACCATCTATCAAGGCATCGGAGGATCGGCCACCGTGCTTTCCCTCCACCCGGGCTATCGCGCTCAACTCGATCTTTATGTTGGATACGCCTTTCGCCCCTTTGGACTCACAAATCTTGCCGGCGGACCTTCTGTCTATATTTTTTTGGTCCTCCCGTTTATTGCCTATTTCATTTTTTCTTCGAGATCGGTCATTGTAAAACTAATCAATGCGACTTTAATTCCCGCCATGGCTCTGGCTTTGTTTTACTGCCAAGTTCGGTCTGCAATTGGAAAAGGAATTATTGCACTCTTGCTCTTTGTCATCGCTGTGAGTACGAGCCAAATCGCCGTCAGCCATCTTCGTCGATTATATTACTTATTTGCTTCTGCCCTGATCACTGGCGCCTCGGTCTTTAGCCTCAACTACCTGCTCTCACAAACAAAAGATCTGAGTGATGATCAACAATTGGCTCTTGAGCGAAGTCTATCTACTTTCGATGTGCAAGCGATGTCCAAAGCGCGGAAAGGCAATCTCAATCGATTTCTTCTGTACGCTCAGGAAGTTCCCTTTGGTGCAGGTTTTTCCCGAGTGGGAGCGTCCTCCGGTGCGTTTTTAGAAGCTAATAAAGCAGATATTTACTTTCCCAAGAATCATTTCTTTTCCGATAATTTGTTTATCAATATTGTCATCGAGGCGGGAATTCCTGGAGTGATCATTATCACTGCCCTGATTCTTGGAATTATCTATCTGGGATTCCAACTTTGGCGGCGCGAGGAGCGCAGCGAACTCATTGGACCACAGATGGCCATTTTATCCTCACTTGTCGCTATCGCTATCGGCTCTTACGGAGCCGAAGGTATTCTCTACAACCCAGAAAGCTGCTTCTTTTGGCTTTTTGCAGGAGTGATGATGGCAATGCGTGAGCCTGATTTTGAGACCGAAGAAAAGTCTAACGATCTCGTTTTCGAATCACGCCCGTCGCGTTATGAGCATGGAGACTCTCAAGATGCTCAGCTTTTATCTTAAAGTCTTTGATCTCACTAAAGTTGTCCAATGCCGTCTTCATTTTTCTGAGAGCATCTTCGACAAACATTAAATTTTCGCCATTAAGGCGAGCGAACTCTTGCTCGTCTTCGCGCTTCACGGCTGTCTGCACCGGAGTTTTTAGAACGCCTTCGAGAGCATCAATGTACTTTTCAAAATCAAAGGACTGAGCGCTGTCGTTCAACAAAATATGCACTATGGATCGGCTCCTTTGGCTGTGCGGAGAGGACACTTGAGTTTGACGGATCCAATTGGAGATTTCCTCAAGCTTGAGAGCTCGATCTGAGAAATGTTTTAAAAATTCCTTTTCCTTAAGCTGTCGAGCGAGCGCCGCAGAACACGGGCAGGTGCTCGAGTACAAAAGGGAGAATCCCATCTTAAACGAAACTTGGTCTTTGATCTTTTGCGCTTCGAGATGAAATGGATAGCCCTTCCAACCTTCGTACTCGCTCAATAAAGCCTTTCGCAACATCGGTTGACGCCATGAGATTCGGATCTTTGCGCTGTCTGCTAAACCACCCTGCGATTCGATCAATGCACTTAAAGCATTTCGTACCAAATCGACGGATAAGTTTTTTTGCGAAAAAATTTCGCCAATTTTTACATAAAGGCGAGACATGTGAATGCCCTTCGCACTGGGATCTAACACATTGACGTGCACATCCACTTTGGCAAGCGTGGTTTGACCGTAGAATTGGATAGGTAATTCTATGACATCCATACCGACCCAAGTGATCGTGCTACTAATAATAGAACTGGAGTGCGAAGTTACATCTGGCATTTCGCTTTTTGCCGTTTTTTTCATCAACATTCCTCACCTCGGGCAGAGTTATGGTATAACCCTTTCTTTGAGTTTAATCAAACGAGAACTTTTTAACTGATGATATATACAATAGTGAATAATTTCGAATATTTATCGATTAACAGAATGTTTACAGTTATTTGAACTAATTTAATTTTTTGGAGTTTTTGGCGGAGTGACAAATTCCCATAAAAAAAAGGGAGCTTTTTAGGCTCCCTTTTAAAGCAACACTATTGAAATTAAGGAGAACATCAATGGCAAAATCAGTATCGCACTACAATTTTAATTTCTCAAAGCATTGGGCCAAGCATTAGGACCTCAAAGTTAAAAATAATTTCACTGATACTCGCGCTAGACCTTGGTCTCGATGAGTTCAAACCCCGCTATATCTCTCAACATTTCAGGTCTAGTATTGAGGTAAATGAGAGAAGAGCGAGGCATCATGAAACGATCATGGATTTTATTGGCGCTGATATTATCAACACCCCTGGCCTTGGCCAACGTGGTGGGCGTTGATGCACAAAATTTTAACCCGACGACAAGTGGGTTAGACTTTGTGACAGTTCACTCCTCCAAAACTCTAGCGCCCGGCGTAACTAACTTTGGTTTGTTTTTTAATTACGCGCTAAATACCCTACCCAATTACGAAGACGCCACGCAAACTAAATTCGAACCCCAAGATGCGCTCACCTCCATGGATTTAAATATGGGGATCGGATTGTTAAACAACTGGGATATAGGGATCAGCCTTCCGCAAGTTCTTAACCAAACGGTGGACGAAGACAGTACGGTATTTCGTGGACAGTTCGAACAATCGGGCCTTAATGAGATTCGACTGAACAGTAAATATCGCGTTTGGGACGGAACCACTCAGGGCCTTGCGATCATCGGCTCGGTGAACTTTTTCTTGATCGAAGATTATCCTTTCACGGGAGTAAATCCAGGACCCACTTACAATATCGAAGTGGCTTACGATAACACTTTCGGAAATTGGACCTGGGGCGTAAATGCTGGCTATCGTATTCGGGATCCAGGAGATCCCGTGGGCGGCACTCCTCCGATCCCTGTGGACCCTTTTGGAAATATGATTATTGGATCGGCCGCACTCAGCTACTACTTTGCAGATTGGGATCTCAAAGTGATTGGAGAAGTTTTTGGATCCACTCCGACTGAGGAAACGCGCTTTTCCTCGGATCGCGAAATCTCTACGGGAGAAGTCCTCCTTGGTCTTAAGTGGGACGTGCTTCATAATGTGGCCGCACACTTCGGCGCCGGAACAGAAATCTTACAGGGAACTTCTTCTCCCGATGTCCGCGTCTATGCGGGCGTGAATGTCGCCCTCGGTCCTCTCTGGGGATCGACGGAGCCTCAACTCGCCTCCTCCTATGTTCCCGACGAACTTCCGCCACAGCCCGAAGGCACCCTCGATCAAAAAACTTTTAAATACATCGACGAAGAGCAAGCCTTCCTCGCTCCTCCGCCGGCTGCGGGCGCCGAAGAAACTTTCTTGGCGAAGAACATTTTGTTTGAATTTAATGGGACTCAGGTCAATCCTGACTTTCTTCCCTACTTAAAAAATCTTGCCGATTATTTAATGAAAGGCGGAGGCTTCCAACAACTGGTGGTCTTTGGACATACTGATTCCGTGGGAAGCGATGCCTACAACTTAGATCTCAGTTTGCGGCGAGCTCAGGCGGTTAAAGAAGCGGTTGCAAGCTTTCTCCCCCCAGAGCACCAAGGCAAACTTCAGTTTGAAGGCCTCGGGGAACGTTACCCCATCGCGAGCAACAACAATTACCAAGGCCGCGCCCTTAACCGTCGCGTTGAATTTTTCATTAAACGCTAAGCGATCTTAAATACGATTTTAGGATCGATTTTTTCGTTATATGAAATCAGCCTATCAGTCGAAACTTTGTCAATGCGGTGATTGACGATCTCGCTGACGCGAGATTGATCTATATCGAGCACCTGCGCCAGTGCCACCTGCGACAAATTATTTTCGACCATGTAAATCACTAGTTTTTGGCACAAATCCCAGCGAAATTTTTCAGCCGGCGAGGAGCTTGGGCCAACCATCAGGGTACCACTTGTTCTCTTGAGTTTTTTTAGAACTTGCTTTACTTTTTTTTGAGAAGGGTATCGCATCATTCATCTCCGGTAAGCATTGATCACTCCCACATAAGACTCTTCATCATGGAGTATCCAAATTAGTTTATAGAACTTTCTGCTATACTCCATGCGGTCATTCACAAAATAATCGAAACCTTGAGCATCTCGTATGACTGGAAAAAAGATTTTTTCATGCAACTGATCTACAAGAGCCACAATGATTTCATCTGTGACTGAGCCAGAATGCTTTTTTTCGTAGTGAGGATCGATCACAATTTTATTTATGCACCGATAATTAATTCTGATCCTCACCGGAAGCACTCTTCTCGTCGATGCCATAATCGTCTCATGCCTTGCAATATATTGCAAGTTTAATTAGGTATTTTAGTTAATAAACGAAGGAGAGTGTGCAACTTTCAGATCTATTAAAAGGCAAGGTCTTGCTTCAATGAGGCCACCAAATCCAAGATTAGGACAAAAAAACTCCGAATACCCAGACAACACAAAGACACGGCATAAAAAAAGCCACGGGGTCTCCGTGGCTTTTTTTATCTTGAAACGTAGAGCTAGTAATTAGTTATTACCGTTTCCTGCTGGATCAACACCTTGTCCTTGTTGAGCTTTTAAAGTTTTGTATTGCTCAGGAGTTAAGATTTGGATGAACAAAGCTTGAAGTGGGCTGATCGCTAAACCAATCGATTGACCACTGTAAAGTCCAAGCTGAAGAGAAAGACCGTTATCAAGACCCGTGCTTAATACAACTCCGCCTTCAACTGCAACTACAGTTGCGTTCGCGCTAGCACCGATATGGTAGTCACCGAAAAGCTCGTTAGGGTTAACAAGTCCAACAACAACAGAGTGCATCGTCATGTTCACTGGAAAGCTGATTCCAAGACCGATTCCAAGGCGAGTGATCACCATTGCACCTTTTTTAACAACATCTTTTTCGCCGGGAGCTGAGCAAGTGATCGTCACGTCGCTAGCTTCTGAACCACCAGCACTGAGGATAAAACCAAATTGTGCGCCAGACATATTTTCGGCGTGAAGTTCGCACGCCCAAATTGGGCCAGCTACTTTTGCTTGAGCCGCTGCACTGACTAATACCGCTGATAAAAACAATAAAACCTTTTTCATATATTCTCCCTTTATTAAAAGCCTCTTGGGCTTTGTTATGTTGTGCTTAAGAGAAATAGTCTAGACAAACTGGGAGCGATAGATTTATTTTATAAAATAATAAAGGATAATTAACTTTTTTATTAAATTTGATATGATACAAAACTACACAAACTACGTAACCTATCTCAACCACTGGATTAAATCGAATCCCGGTGGCGGGCATGGGGTTCGTAAAAAAATCGCCGAAGTCCTTAGAATGCAAACCAGTTATCTCAGCCAAGTGCTTTCCGGCACGGTCACGCTCAAAGAGGAGTACGTCATTCCCCTAGCGCGGTATTTAAACCTAGATCCTCTGGAGTCCGACTACTTTATGGCGCTTGTCGGTATGGAGCGCGCAAGCTCGGTCGAACTTCGCAGATACTATAAGGAAATTACCGAGCGACTGCGCTCAAAACTCCAACAAGCAGCTCTCAAAGGATCGTCCACCGAGGTCAGAGCCGGCGAGGATATTAGCGAATACTATTCGTCGTGGCATTATAGTGCGATCCATATGATGA
Above is a genomic segment from Bdellovibrionales bacterium containing:
- a CDS encoding FkbM family methyltransferase, with the translated sequence MTKNYPLAQWPELLKSLTLKLPVRRSQVSNWGIRLLGLNHPFCGRFMGQPIEVHPMEAASRSAYFLGFYERETTAWALNYFRKEQPKVLIDIGAHFGYFIYLALAELTESSIYAFEPDPNNLAWLQRNISMIETRNHIQLEPLAVSDQPSIVRFTTSDSEKHNNLWAGISTQDKSTGNEIEVPAVSLDSYCEEKKLRHVDLVIMDIEGGEGFAVDGMANGIKNHLYKNVLVEFHPEFLKGKHSPDRIIKRFIDAGYTVSHFQSPFGLDGRSDKTSGFYDLSWKESYLKEVDANVPLSGWEHVLFSI
- the folE2 gene encoding GTP cyclohydrolase FolE2; the encoded protein is MKKTAKSEMPDVTSHSSSIISSTITWVGMDVIELPIQFYGQTTLAKVDVHVNVLDPSAKGIHMSRLYVKIGEIFSQKNLSVDLVRNALSALIESQGGLADSAKIRISWRQPMLRKALLSEYEGWKGYPFHLEAQKIKDQVSFKMGFSLLYSSTCPCSAALARQLKEKEFLKHFSDRALKLEEISNWIRQTQVSSPHSQRSRSIVHILLNDSAQSFDFEKYIDALEGVLKTPVQTAVKREDEQEFARLNGENLMFVEDALRKMKTALDNFSEIKDFKIKAEHLESLHAHNATGVIRKRDR
- a CDS encoding OmpA family protein, producing MKRSWILLALILSTPLALANVVGVDAQNFNPTTSGLDFVTVHSSKTLAPGVTNFGLFFNYALNTLPNYEDATQTKFEPQDALTSMDLNMGIGLLNNWDIGISLPQVLNQTVDEDSTVFRGQFEQSGLNEIRLNSKYRVWDGTTQGLAIIGSVNFFLIEDYPFTGVNPGPTYNIEVAYDNTFGNWTWGVNAGYRIRDPGDPVGGTPPIPVDPFGNMIIGSAALSYYFADWDLKVIGEVFGSTPTEETRFSSDREISTGEVLLGLKWDVLHNVAAHFGAGTEILQGTSSPDVRVYAGVNVALGPLWGSTEPQLASSYVPDELPPQPEGTLDQKTFKYIDEEQAFLAPPPAAGAEETFLAKNILFEFNGTQVNPDFLPYLKNLADYLMKGGGFQQLVVFGHTDSVGSDAYNLDLSLRRAQAVKEAVASFLPPEHQGKLQFEGLGERYPIASNNNYQGRALNRRVEFFIKR
- a CDS encoding helix-turn-helix domain-containing protein translates to MMRYPSQKKVKQVLKKLKRTSGTLMVGPSSSPAEKFRWDLCQKLVIYMVENNLSQVALAQVLDIDQSRVSEIVNHRIDKVSTDRLISYNEKIDPKIVFKIA
- a CDS encoding TIGR02147 family protein; this encodes MIQNYTNYVTYLNHWIKSNPGGGHGVRKKIAEVLRMQTSYLSQVLSGTVTLKEEYVIPLARYLNLDPLESDYFMALVGMERASSVELRRYYKEITERLRSKLQQAALKGSSTEVRAGEDISEYYSSWHYSAIHMMSLTRPISADYVLTQIKISKSKVDRILKFLLANGFVTYEKGLYKYTQKSIHLERNHKWVHQHHINWRLKAIDQMQLDTDKNLHYTSVAVCTAKDAEVIKNRLHETIREIRRTISEAQDEAVYAYSIDFYPLFAED